Proteins from a single region of Salipiger sp. H15:
- a CDS encoding rhomboid family intramembrane serine protease, whose amino-acid sequence MAHNHNVSPFNSMPPAIVALALVIVGVEVAFTLGARGLAGGPGAVGWRLEALQRFAFSGEVWHWMLSTGQFPAQHLLRFFSYPFVHASFSHALFAGVMLLALGKMVGEALGTWRALAILAVSSLCGALAYGFLSTPVPLIGAFPPVYGLIGGFTYLLWLRLGQLGAQQARAFSLIGILLGIQLLFGLLFGGTLDWVADLGGFASGFVLTMVLVPGGWARLRERLRQRR is encoded by the coding sequence ATGGCGCATAACCACAATGTCTCGCCGTTCAACTCGATGCCGCCCGCGATCGTGGCGCTGGCGCTCGTCATCGTCGGGGTCGAAGTGGCCTTCACGCTGGGCGCGCGCGGGCTCGCAGGCGGGCCCGGAGCGGTGGGCTGGCGGCTCGAGGCGCTGCAGCGCTTCGCCTTCTCGGGAGAGGTCTGGCACTGGATGCTGTCGACCGGGCAGTTCCCGGCCCAGCACCTGCTGCGCTTCTTCAGCTATCCCTTCGTGCACGCGAGCTTCAGCCACGCGCTTTTCGCCGGGGTGATGCTGCTGGCGCTCGGCAAGATGGTGGGCGAGGCGCTGGGGACCTGGCGCGCGCTGGCGATCCTTGCCGTGTCGAGCCTTTGCGGGGCGCTGGCCTACGGGTTCCTCAGCACGCCGGTGCCGCTGATCGGGGCCTTCCCGCCGGTCTACGGGCTGATCGGCGGTTTCACCTACCTGCTGTGGCTGCGGCTCGGGCAGCTTGGGGCGCAGCAGGCGCGGGCCTTCTCGCTGATCGGCATCCTCCTGGGGATACAGCTGCTGTTCGGGCTGCTCTTCGGAGGTACGCTCGACTGGGTGGCGGACCTTGGCGGCTTTGCCTCGGGCTTCGTGCTGACCATGGTGCTGGTGCCCGGCGGCTGGGCCCGGCTGCGCGAGCGGCTGCGGCAGCGGCGCTGA
- the ruvB gene encoding Holliday junction branch migration DNA helicase RuvB, with product MVGPDPTLRPEPLPEDEGRALRPQMLGDFIGQAEARANLRVFIQSARSRGEAMDHTLFHGPPGLGKTTLAQIMARELGVGFRMTSGPVLAKAGDLAAILTNLEARDVLFIDEIHRLNPAVEEVLYPAMEDYELDLVIGEGPAARTVRIELQPFTLVGATTRLGLLTTPLRDRFGIPTRLQFYTEDELHEIVSRNAVKLGVRAEPEGAREIARRARGTPRIAGRLLRRVVDFAVVEGGGVVTRALADGALTRLGVDQLGLDGADRRYLTLMAENYSGGPVGIETLSAALSESRDALEEVIEPYLLQQGLIQRTPRGRMLAQRAWDHLGLPMPRPQGPGQGTLFDG from the coding sequence ATGGTCGGACCCGATCCCACGCTGCGTCCCGAGCCGCTGCCCGAGGATGAGGGCCGCGCGCTACGCCCGCAGATGCTGGGCGACTTCATCGGCCAGGCCGAGGCGCGCGCCAACCTGCGGGTGTTCATCCAGTCGGCCCGGTCGCGCGGCGAGGCGATGGACCACACCCTGTTCCACGGGCCTCCGGGCCTTGGCAAGACGACGCTGGCGCAGATCATGGCGCGCGAGCTCGGCGTCGGCTTCCGCATGACCTCGGGGCCGGTGCTGGCCAAGGCCGGGGACCTCGCGGCGATCCTGACCAACCTCGAGGCGCGCGACGTTCTGTTCATCGACGAGATCCACCGGCTCAACCCGGCGGTCGAGGAGGTGCTCTACCCGGCGATGGAAGATTACGAGCTCGACCTCGTGATCGGCGAGGGGCCCGCCGCGCGCACCGTGCGGATCGAGCTGCAGCCCTTCACGCTGGTCGGCGCGACCACCCGGCTCGGCCTGCTGACCACGCCGCTGCGCGACCGTTTCGGCATCCCGACCCGGCTGCAGTTCTACACCGAGGACGAGCTGCACGAGATCGTCTCGCGCAATGCCGTGAAGCTCGGTGTGCGGGCCGAGCCCGAGGGCGCGCGCGAGATCGCCCGCCGCGCGCGCGGCACGCCGCGCATCGCCGGGCGGCTGTTGCGCCGGGTGGTGGATTTCGCCGTGGTCGAGGGCGGAGGGGTTGTCACCCGCGCGCTGGCCGACGGCGCGCTGACCCGGCTCGGCGTGGACCAGCTCGGCCTTGACGGGGCGGACCGGCGGTATCTCACGCTGATGGCCGAGAATTACAGCGGCGGGCCGGTGGGGATCGAGACGCTCTCGGCGGCGCTGTCGGAAAGCCGCGACGCGCTCGAGGAGGTGATCGAGCCCTACCTGCTGCAGCAGGGGCTCATCCAGCGCACGCCGCGCGGGCGGATGCTGGCGCAGCGCGCCTGGGACCACCTCGGCCTGCCGATGCCGCGCCCGCAGGGGCCGGGGCAGGGCACGCTCTTCGACGGCTGA
- the trpS gene encoding tryptophan--tRNA ligase, whose amino-acid sequence MSDAGDINSAFTPRVFSGIQPSGGLTLGNYLGAIKRFVDMQDSGIETIYCVVDMHAITVWQDPEALRRQTRELTAGYLASGLDPEKSILFNQSQVAGHAQLGWIFNCVARLGWMNRMTQFKDKAGKNAEKASLGLYAYPALMAADILLYHATHVPVGEDQKQHVELTRDIAAKFNHDYGTEFFPMTEPVIEGAATRVMSLRDGSKKMSKSDPSDASRINMTDDADAIAKKIRKAKTDADGMPSEAKGLEGRPEARNLVNIYAALAGQSVDEVLAMAGGKQFSEFKPMLVDLAVDKLAPISTEMARLMQDPAQIDAILAAGSDRARAIAEPILQKTYEIVGMVGAKA is encoded by the coding sequence ATGTCCGACGCGGGCGACATCAATTCCGCTTTCACGCCGCGCGTGTTTTCCGGCATCCAGCCCTCGGGCGGGCTGACGCTTGGCAACTACCTTGGCGCGATCAAGCGTTTCGTCGACATGCAGGACAGCGGGATCGAGACGATCTACTGTGTCGTCGACATGCACGCGATCACCGTCTGGCAGGACCCCGAGGCGCTGCGCCGGCAGACGCGCGAGCTGACCGCGGGCTATCTCGCCTCCGGGCTCGACCCCGAGAAGTCGATCCTCTTCAACCAGAGCCAGGTCGCCGGCCACGCCCAGCTCGGCTGGATCTTCAACTGCGTCGCCCGGCTCGGCTGGATGAACCGGATGACCCAGTTCAAGGACAAGGCCGGCAAGAACGCCGAGAAGGCCTCGCTCGGCCTCTACGCCTATCCCGCGCTGATGGCCGCCGACATCCTGCTCTACCATGCCACCCACGTGCCCGTGGGCGAGGACCAGAAGCAGCACGTCGAGCTGACCCGCGACATCGCGGCGAAGTTCAACCACGACTACGGCACCGAGTTCTTCCCGATGACCGAGCCAGTGATCGAGGGCGCGGCCACCCGCGTCATGAGCCTGCGCGACGGGTCGAAGAAGATGTCGAAGTCCGATCCCTCGGACGCCTCGCGCATCAACATGACCGATGACGCCGACGCCATCGCCAAGAAGATCCGCAAGGCCAAGACCGATGCCGACGGGATGCCGTCCGAGGCCAAGGGCCTCGAGGGTCGTCCCGAGGCACGCAACCTCGTCAACATCTACGCCGCCCTCGCCGGGCAAAGCGTCGACGAGGTGCTGGCCATGGCCGGCGGCAAGCAGTTCTCGGAGTTCAAGCCGATGCTGGTCGATCTCGCCGTCGACAAGCTGGCGCCGATCTCGACCGAGATGGCCCGCCTGATGCAGGACCCGGCGCAGATCGACGCGATCCTCGCCGCAGGCAGCGACCGCGCCCGCGCCATCGCCGAGCCGATCCTGCAGAAAACCTACGAGATCGTCGGCATGGTCGGCGCGAAAGCCTGA
- a CDS encoding phospholipase D-like domain-containing protein: MTLTSLITAAEGFPALERLCHAAQHELVMSFRILDPRTRLRSPELRAQGMQTWADLLADVAGRGVTLRMIISDFDPVFTASLHRGAWRSASGFAERLSGDLQILCAPHGQNAGWLWRWAMRGKIARYIAELRQEEETALTPVQHAVLKGAVLLRPVTIHQKFAVADGHACVIGGLDINERRFDTPEHDRPADETWHDVSMQVDDAEFSAVLRAHFDDCWNAALDCDTPCVTGTATRREASGHPQAPQDLRLVRTFSAPCPGAARLSPRATITEHEKTVIAMIGEARRNIYIETQFLRHRPVAEALAKAGARNADLQLVLLMPSFPDRVLYEGNDGWDTRHGHALQTEAVTRVQRAFGDRAAIVSPGQHEAPPEDVPDLLGSGPIYVHSKVMLVDDRVGLVGSANLNGRSLRWDTEASILFRRPDAVHELQRRLAQTWLGDHLNGRDPVAARTWRQAALANAAHPPEDREGFILPYPQAAGRRFARALPILPADMF; the protein is encoded by the coding sequence GCAGGGGATGCAGACCTGGGCCGACCTGCTCGCCGACGTGGCAGGGCGCGGTGTCACGCTGCGGATGATCATTTCCGATTTCGACCCGGTCTTCACCGCCTCGCTGCACCGGGGGGCCTGGCGCTCGGCCTCGGGCTTCGCCGAGCGGCTGAGCGGAGACTTGCAGATCCTCTGCGCGCCGCACGGGCAGAACGCGGGCTGGCTCTGGCGGTGGGCGATGCGCGGCAAGATCGCCCGCTACATCGCCGAGCTGCGGCAGGAGGAGGAGACCGCGCTCACCCCCGTGCAGCACGCGGTGCTGAAGGGCGCGGTGCTGCTGCGTCCGGTGACCATCCACCAGAAATTCGCCGTGGCCGACGGCCATGCCTGCGTCATCGGCGGGCTCGACATCAACGAGCGCCGCTTCGACACGCCCGAGCACGACCGCCCCGCCGACGAGACCTGGCACGACGTGTCGATGCAGGTGGACGACGCGGAGTTCTCGGCCGTCCTGCGCGCCCATTTCGACGATTGCTGGAATGCCGCGCTCGACTGCGACACGCCCTGCGTCACCGGCACCGCCACGCGCCGCGAGGCCTCGGGCCACCCGCAGGCACCGCAGGACCTGCGGCTGGTGCGCACCTTCTCCGCCCCCTGCCCCGGCGCCGCCCGGCTCTCGCCCCGCGCCACGATCACCGAGCACGAGAAGACGGTGATCGCCATGATCGGCGAGGCCCGGCGCAACATCTACATCGAGACGCAGTTCCTGCGGCACCGCCCGGTCGCCGAGGCGCTGGCCAAGGCGGGCGCGCGCAACGCCGATCTGCAGCTGGTGCTGCTGATGCCCTCCTTCCCCGACCGGGTGCTCTACGAGGGCAACGACGGCTGGGACACGCGCCACGGCCACGCGCTGCAGACCGAGGCGGTGACCAGGGTGCAGCGCGCCTTCGGCGACCGCGCCGCCATCGTCTCGCCCGGCCAGCACGAGGCACCGCCCGAGGACGTGCCCGACCTGCTCGGCTCGGGGCCGATCTACGTGCATTCGAAGGTGATGCTGGTGGACGACCGGGTCGGCCTCGTAGGCTCCGCCAACCTCAACGGCCGCAGCCTGCGCTGGGACACCGAGGCCTCGATCCTGTTCCGCCGCCCCGACGCGGTGCACGAGCTGCAGCGGCGGCTGGCGCAGACCTGGCTGGGCGATCATCTGAACGGGCGCGACCCGGTCGCCGCGCGCACCTGGCGGCAGGCGGCGCTGGCCAATGCCGCGCACCCGCCCGAGGACCGCGAGGGCTTCATCCTGCCCTATCCGCAGGCGGCGGGGCGCCGGTTCGCCCGCGCCCTGCCGATCCTGCCCGCCGACATGTTCTGA
- a CDS encoding homocysteine S-methyltransferase family protein — protein MTLSPDRTWIAWTGMETDLIFNHGVDLPHFAAFPMIDDTEGRARLRGYAEALIGIGRETGAGIILDTPTWMANPDRAAPVGYAPEDLGRVTREAVALLREMAAAHPEVATRISVQIGPQGDGYKPGMAAAEASAAYHAPQIRAAREAGADMVSAYTLGAAGEAIGIARAAAHAGIPALISFTVETDGRLADGTLLSEAVQRLAGATDPAAIMVNCAHPEHIANAFDGGEWEAHLAGIVANASRQSHAELDACDTLDDGDPAELAAQLAELQRSHPALRVLGGCCGTDLRHLREIARRVSG, from the coding sequence ATGACACTCAGCCCAGACCGCACCTGGATCGCCTGGACCGGGATGGAGACCGACCTGATCTTCAACCACGGCGTCGATCTTCCGCATTTCGCCGCCTTCCCGATGATCGACGACACCGAGGGCCGCGCCCGGCTGCGCGGCTATGCCGAGGCGCTGATCGGCATCGGCCGCGAGACCGGCGCGGGCATCATTCTCGACACGCCGACCTGGATGGCCAACCCCGACCGCGCCGCCCCCGTCGGCTACGCGCCCGAGGATCTTGGCAGAGTCACCCGCGAGGCGGTGGCCCTGCTGCGCGAGATGGCCGCAGCGCATCCCGAGGTGGCGACCCGCATCAGTGTGCAGATCGGCCCGCAGGGCGACGGCTACAAGCCCGGCATGGCCGCGGCCGAGGCCTCCGCCGCCTACCACGCGCCGCAGATCCGCGCGGCCAGGGAGGCCGGGGCCGACATGGTCAGCGCCTACACGCTCGGCGCCGCGGGCGAGGCGATCGGCATCGCCAGGGCGGCGGCGCACGCGGGCATTCCCGCCCTCATCTCCTTCACCGTGGAAACCGATGGCCGCCTCGCCGACGGCACGCTCCTGTCGGAGGCGGTGCAGCGCCTCGCCGGGGCGACGGATCCTGCGGCGATCATGGTCAACTGCGCCCATCCCGAGCATATCGCCAATGCCTTCGACGGCGGCGAATGGGAGGCGCATCTTGCGGGTATCGTCGCCAATGCCTCGCGCCAGAGCCATGCCGAGCTCGACGCCTGCGACACGCTCGACGACGGCGATCCGGCGGAACTGGCCGCGCAGCTCGCCGAGCTGCAGCGCAGCCACCCCGCGCTGCGCGTGCTCGGCGGCTGCTGCGGCACCGACCTGCGCCACCTGCGCGAGATCGCGCGGCGCGTGTCGGGCTAG